From Pristiophorus japonicus isolate sPriJap1 chromosome 1, sPriJap1.hap1, whole genome shotgun sequence, a single genomic window includes:
- the hand2 gene encoding heart- and neural crest derivatives-expressed protein 2 codes for MSLVGGFPHHPVVHDGYPFAAAAAAAAASRCHEESPYFHGWLISHAEMSPPDYTMAPSYSPEYANGGAGLDHAAYGGVSSSSAAAAAVAAAGGRPTKRRGTANRKERRRTQSINSAFAELRECIPNVPADTKLSKIKTLRLATSYIAYLMDLLAKDDQNGETEAFKAEIKKVDVKEEKRKRELNEVLKNTVSSNDKKTKGRTGWPQHVWALELKQ; via the exons ATGAGTTTAGTTGGAGGATTCCCTCATCACCCTGTGGTACACGATGGTTATCCTTTCGCCGCCGCGGCCGCCGCCGCAGCCGCCAGCCGCTGTCACGAAGAGAGCCCCTACTTCCACGGCTGGCTCATCAGCCACGCCGAGATGTCTCCCCCCGACTACACAATGGCGCCGTCCTACAGCCCCGAGTACGCCAACGGCGGCGCCGGGCTCGACCACGCGGCGTACGGGGGCGTTTCGTCGTCgtcggcggcggcggcggccgTGGCGGCGGCGGGAGGCCGGCCGACCAAGCGCAGGGGAACGGCCAACCGCAAGGAGAGGCGCAGGACTCAGAGCATCAACAGCGCCTTCGCCGAGCTCCGCGAGTGTATCCCCAACGTGCCCGCCGACACCAAGCTCTCCAAGATCAAGACCCTGCGCCTCGCCACCAGCTACATCGCCTACCTAATGGACCTCTTGGCCAAGGATGACCAGAACGGCGAGACGGAGGCCTTCAAGGCGGAGATCAAGAAGGTGGACGTAAAGGAGGAGAAGAGGAAGCGGGAGCTG AATGAAGTTTTGAAGAACACAGTCAGCAGCAACGATAAGAAAACAAAAGGGAGAACTGGCTGGCCGCAGCACGTCTGGGCTTTGGAACTCAAACAGTGA